A stretch of Bradyrhizobium sp. AZCC 2262 DNA encodes these proteins:
- a CDS encoding AraC family transcriptional regulator codes for MKAALQNYHTRMQRVLDYIDQHLDGDLDLETVSRVAAFSKFHFHRQFTATFELSVHRYVQLARMKRASHRLAYRDAQSVTDIAMDAGYDAPDAFARAFRQRFGQSPSSFRKSPDWEPRLAAFGPLDNARSKLMQKTFTNDDVMIRDVPPTPVAIIEHRGDPATLGATIQRFIAWRTAAGLHPKTSPTFNVWRSERRPASPADYSVDLCVGTDQPIEANGERIKAGEIPGGRCAVLRVVGNTDNLEPAALYLYRDWLPASGEEARDFPIYCQRVSFFPEVPEHEAVAEVFLPLK; via the coding sequence ATGAAGGCGGCGCTTCAAAACTACCATACCCGGATGCAGCGGGTGTTGGACTACATAGACCAGCATCTGGACGGTGATCTGGATTTGGAAACGGTGAGCCGCGTTGCGGCATTCTCCAAATTTCATTTCCACCGGCAGTTTACGGCGACCTTCGAGTTGTCCGTGCATCGCTATGTCCAGCTTGCCCGTATGAAGCGCGCTTCGCACCGGCTGGCCTACAGGGACGCCCAAAGCGTCACGGACATAGCGATGGATGCCGGTTACGATGCACCCGATGCCTTCGCCCGCGCCTTTCGGCAACGGTTCGGGCAATCGCCTTCGTCGTTCCGGAAGTCTCCCGACTGGGAGCCGCGGCTTGCGGCCTTCGGGCCTCTCGACAACGCGAGGAGCAAGCTCATGCAGAAGACTTTTACCAACGACGACGTGATGATCCGCGATGTGCCCCCAACGCCGGTGGCGATCATAGAGCATCGGGGCGATCCGGCGACGCTCGGCGCCACCATCCAGCGGTTCATCGCGTGGCGCACGGCCGCTGGCCTGCACCCCAAGACAAGTCCGACCTTCAATGTCTGGCGTTCCGAGCGGCGTCCTGCGTCGCCTGCCGACTATAGCGTGGACCTTTGTGTCGGGACCGACCAACCGATCGAGGCGAACGGCGAGCGGATCAAAGCCGGCGAGATCCCTGGCGGACGCTGCGCGGTGCTGCGCGTCGTCGGCAACACCGACAATCTGGAGCCCGCCGCGCTATACCTTTATCGCGACTGGCTTCCGGCCAGCGGCGAAGAAGCACGCGACTTCCCGATCTATTGCCAGCGGGTGAGCTTCTTCCCGGAGGTGCCGGAGCATGAGGCGGTCGCGGAAGTTTTTCTGCCGCTGAAATAG
- a CDS encoding alpha/beta fold hydrolase — protein MPHAVAKDSVRLHYEEAGSGTPIIFLHEFAADHTNWEPQMRYFSRGHRCIAYSARGYTPSDVPPAAAVYSYKHFYTDALAVLDHLGIAKAHFVGLSMGSYSSLQVGLNAPERALSMTLAAVGSGSGLENLDAFRAQCRANAEQYEAIGSVEVAKVTREAPSRIPFLLKDPRGHADFYAALARHDARGSANTMRSFQGGRPSIYTMTDAIRKVPTPALILCGDEDDNCVGPSLFLKQHLPAAGLSFFPKSGHVLNLEEPALFNEMVERFIALVEAGRWPVRDPRSLLKASV, from the coding sequence ATGCCCCATGCCGTCGCCAAGGATAGCGTTCGACTGCACTATGAAGAGGCTGGAAGCGGGACGCCGATCATCTTCCTGCACGAGTTCGCGGCCGACCACACCAACTGGGAGCCGCAGATGCGCTACTTCTCGCGCGGCCACCGCTGCATCGCCTATTCGGCGCGCGGCTATACGCCCTCCGACGTGCCGCCCGCCGCTGCCGTCTACAGCTACAAGCACTTCTATACCGACGCGCTCGCCGTGCTCGATCACCTTGGCATTGCCAAAGCGCATTTCGTCGGCCTGTCGATGGGCTCCTACTCGTCGCTGCAGGTCGGCCTCAACGCCCCGGAGCGCGCGCTGTCGATGACGCTGGCTGCCGTCGGCTCAGGATCGGGTTTGGAAAACCTCGACGCCTTCCGCGCGCAATGCCGGGCCAATGCCGAACAGTATGAGGCGATCGGCTCAGTGGAAGTTGCAAAAGTGACGCGCGAGGCGCCGAGCCGGATTCCATTCCTGCTGAAGGACCCGCGCGGCCACGCCGATTTTTACGCCGCCCTGGCGCGTCACGATGCCAGGGGCTCGGCCAACACCATGCGCAGCTTTCAGGGCGGGCGTCCCTCGATCTACACCATGACGGATGCGATCCGGAAGGTGCCGACGCCGGCGCTGATCCTGTGTGGCGACGAGGACGACAATTGCGTCGGGCCGAGCCTGTTCCTGAAGCAGCATCTGCCGGCGGCGGGGCTCTCATTCTTTCCCAAATCGGGCCACGTGCTCAATCTGGAAGAGCCGGCGCTGTTCAACGAGATGGTGGAACGCTTCATCGCGCTGGTCGAGGCCGGGAGATGGCCGGTGCGGGATCCGAGGTCGCTGTTGAAGGCGTCGGTATAG
- a CDS encoding TIGR02594 family protein: MRQLFGFRRSLRFMALALCSASIVVFVSPASARPHHGAGRHARAYHAGHHAKHHYAYRHYRHAARMSRWERNTPQMQMGGFADTNPSYAVSSPQMVAPGGFGSPNAVAEASAGRGHRARLRQVERTSRWERGVAQMQARGLADANASVATSASVGPNATVTPAGGAMASSFGSSNVVAEARRYLGGNPTGRGSLWCARFMNLVLQHSGYRGTGSDMASSFAKYGQRVSGPQVGAIAVMSRGRRGGHVGIITGIDAKGNPIMISGNNGNRVREASISRGRIYAYVMPTN, translated from the coding sequence ATGCGTCAGTTGTTTGGGTTTCGCCGGTCGCTTCGGTTCATGGCACTGGCACTGTGTTCGGCGTCCATCGTCGTATTCGTCTCGCCGGCTTCGGCACGGCCTCACCACGGCGCAGGGCGGCACGCCCGGGCCTATCACGCCGGCCATCATGCCAAGCATCATTACGCCTATCGCCACTATCGCCATGCAGCCCGGATGTCGCGCTGGGAGCGCAACACGCCGCAAATGCAGATGGGTGGTTTTGCCGACACCAATCCGAGCTACGCGGTGAGCAGCCCCCAGATGGTGGCGCCCGGCGGCTTCGGCTCACCTAACGCCGTCGCGGAGGCGAGCGCTGGTCGCGGCCATCGTGCCCGGCTCCGGCAGGTCGAGCGCACATCACGCTGGGAGCGTGGCGTTGCGCAAATGCAGGCGCGCGGTCTTGCCGACGCCAATGCAAGCGTCGCAACAAGCGCAAGCGTCGGGCCGAATGCAACCGTGACGCCGGCCGGCGGCGCGATGGCATCCAGCTTCGGCTCATCGAACGTCGTCGCCGAAGCGCGCCGCTATCTCGGCGGCAATCCGACGGGACGCGGCAGCCTGTGGTGCGCGCGGTTCATGAACCTGGTGCTGCAGCACTCCGGTTATCGCGGCACCGGCTCGGACATGGCGAGCTCGTTCGCGAAATACGGCCAGCGCGTTTCCGGCCCGCAGGTCGGCGCGATTGCGGTGATGTCGCGCGGCCGCCGCGGCGGTCATGTCGGCATCATCACCGGCATCGACGCCAAGGGGAATCCGATCATGATCTCCGGCAACAACGGCAACCGCGTCCGCGAAGCCTCGATCTCGCGCGGCCGGATCTACGCCTACGTCATGCCGACGAACTGA
- a CDS encoding phosphatase PAP2-related protein, with product MDDAIRLYRTLLGNRAYVRSLSEGAAFLAASAIAIFASVSYATVHASNYVTDFVLSRVGPYNLRFLFVYGTFTAFVITAGLLAWRPNRLPFALKATALFLLVRAVFVALTHMAPSPIDPQKAAPFFNSIFYGSDLFFSGHTGLPFLAALAFWHIPQWRAFYLAMTGFFGSVVLLGHYHYSIDVLAALFITHGVFQISCWLFGRDYALFRSSENQAAPRPKRASRKILVPGGRAPKPFMLHVVGDKSMPGDQSKADTPHQGG from the coding sequence ATGGACGACGCCATACGGCTCTACCGAACGCTGTTGGGCAATCGCGCCTATGTGCGCTCGCTATCCGAGGGCGCCGCCTTCCTCGCCGCCAGCGCCATCGCGATCTTCGCGTCGGTCAGCTACGCCACGGTCCACGCCAGCAACTATGTCACCGATTTCGTGCTCAGCCGCGTTGGCCCCTACAATTTGCGCTTTCTGTTCGTTTACGGGACGTTCACAGCTTTTGTCATTACGGCGGGTCTGCTGGCCTGGCGGCCGAACCGGTTGCCATTCGCGCTGAAGGCCACGGCGCTGTTCCTGCTCGTCCGCGCCGTGTTCGTGGCGCTCACCCACATGGCGCCATCACCGATCGATCCGCAGAAGGCGGCGCCATTCTTCAACTCGATTTTTTACGGCAGCGACCTGTTCTTCTCCGGCCATACCGGGCTGCCGTTTCTCGCCGCGCTTGCCTTCTGGCACATCCCGCAGTGGCGGGCGTTCTATCTCGCGATGACTGGCTTCTTCGGCTCAGTCGTGCTGCTCGGCCACTATCACTATTCGATCGATGTGCTCGCCGCATTGTTCATCACCCACGGCGTCTTTCAGATTTCGTGCTGGCTATTCGGCCGCGACTACGCGCTATTTCGTTCTTCCGAGAACCAGGCGGCGCCAAGACCAAAGCGGGCAAGCCGAAAGATACTGGTCCCGGGTGGGCGCGCCCCCAAGCCGTTCATGCTGCACGTCGTTGGCGATAAATCGATGCCGGGTGATCAATCCAAAGCCGACACGCCTCATCAAGGCGGTTAG
- a CDS encoding FAD-dependent monooxygenase: MSALLSTCRSHAVVIAGGGPTGLMLAGELALAGVDVAIVERRASQDLTGSRAGGLHARSIEVLDQRGIADRFLSQGQTHPAVHFHIPLDISDLPTRHNYVLGLWQNHIERILAEWVGELAVTIYRGRDVTGFAQDDTGVDVALSDGQTLRAEYLVGCDGGRSLIRKIAGIEFAGWDPTTSWLIAEAKMVEEPKWGLHQDARGIHGIGKADDGSARIVLTEPQLRLDSEPTLRDVSEALVAIYGTDYGVCNPTWISRFTDMTRQAAAYRDRRVLLAGDAAHVHPPVGGQGLNTGVQDAVNLGWKLAQVVKLRSPESLLDTYHAERFPVGARVLRNTMAQVALRRTDDRSAALGDRVSELLGMDEPRRRLAAEMSGLGIHYDLGEGHALLGRRMPDLDLVTANGSVRVFTLLHDAVPILLNLGEPGGFDITPWADRVRLIDARCVDTWELPVLGAVTAPVAVLIRPDGYVAWAGDLTQPGLAGALTTWFGPPAAS; this comes from the coding sequence ATGAGTGCACTGTTATCGACGTGCCGGTCGCATGCGGTGGTGATCGCCGGCGGCGGTCCGACAGGACTGATGTTGGCGGGCGAGTTGGCGCTGGCGGGCGTCGACGTTGCCATTGTCGAGCGGCGCGCCAGCCAGGACCTCACCGGCTCGCGCGCAGGCGGGCTGCACGCACGCTCCATCGAGGTCCTTGATCAGCGCGGAATCGCCGACCGGTTCCTCTCGCAGGGACAGACCCATCCGGCCGTGCACTTCCACATCCCGTTGGACATCAGCGACCTTCCCACCCGGCACAATTACGTGCTCGGCCTGTGGCAGAACCATATCGAGCGCATCCTGGCCGAGTGGGTCGGCGAACTGGCGGTGACGATCTATCGCGGACGTGACGTGACCGGTTTCGCGCAGGACGACACCGGCGTCGACGTCGCGCTCTCCGACGGCCAGACGCTGCGGGCGGAATATCTCGTCGGGTGCGACGGCGGCCGCAGTCTGATCCGTAAAATAGCCGGCATCGAATTCGCCGGATGGGATCCGACGACGAGCTGGTTGATCGCCGAAGCCAAGATGGTCGAGGAGCCGAAGTGGGGCCTTCACCAGGATGCGCGCGGCATCCATGGAATCGGCAAGGCGGATGACGGATCGGCCCGGATCGTGCTGACCGAACCGCAGTTGCGGCTCGACAGCGAACCCACCCTGCGCGATGTCAGCGAGGCGCTCGTCGCCATCTACGGGACCGATTACGGGGTCTGCAATCCCACCTGGATCTCCCGGTTCACCGACATGACGCGTCAGGCAGCCGCTTACCGGGACAGACGGGTCCTGCTGGCCGGAGACGCCGCGCATGTGCATCCGCCGGTGGGTGGACAGGGCCTCAACACCGGTGTGCAGGATGCGGTGAACCTTGGATGGAAGCTGGCGCAGGTGGTCAAGCTGAGATCACCGGAAAGCCTGCTCGATACCTATCACGCCGAGCGCTTTCCCGTGGGCGCCCGCGTATTGCGCAACACGATGGCGCAGGTCGCGCTTCGTCGCACAGATGACCGCAGCGCGGCTTTGGGCGACCGCGTTTCCGAGCTCCTCGGCATGGACGAGCCTCGCCGGCGGTTGGCCGCGGAGATGTCGGGTCTCGGCATTCATTACGACCTCGGTGAGGGACACGCGCTGCTCGGGCGCCGCATGCCCGATCTCGATTTGGTCACCGCCAACGGTTCGGTGCGGGTCTTCACCCTGCTGCACGATGCCGTGCCGATCCTGCTCAATCTCGGTGAACCCGGCGGCTTCGACATCACGCCATGGGCGGATCGGGTCCGGCTGATCGACGCCAGATGTGTGGATACGTGGGAGCTTCCGGTGCTCGGCGCGGTCACGGCTCCCGTCGCCGTATTAATTCGTCCCGACGGATATGTGGCGTGGGCAGGTGACCTGACGCAGCCGGGGCTCGCCGGCGCGCTGACCACCTGGTTCGGACCGCCAGCCGCGTCGTAG
- a CDS encoding AraC family transcriptional regulator codes for MRQRTKLLPTKCATQIQSHALTLRPTGAFGVVLVCLRSDAASRIVEAPLREFANANIKLEDLFSAGEVAMCDDMLANAQTSRERISGIHSFLLRHLRPYADSLASRAAFHLGKDPTMQMHSLAAKLDSSPRHLSRTFNAAFGVSPKRFARLARFQKIIAERRSGQSWAQVVQACGLTDQSHLVREFQDIVGESPTAFFTHELSLGADEMGEANLIIQQAHPTDRPVTES; via the coding sequence ATGCGCCAGCGCACGAAGCTTCTACCGACGAAATGTGCGACCCAGATTCAGTCGCACGCCCTGACTCTGCGGCCCACCGGGGCCTTCGGTGTTGTCCTGGTGTGCCTCAGATCCGACGCGGCAAGCCGCATCGTCGAAGCTCCGCTCAGGGAATTCGCCAATGCCAACATAAAGCTTGAGGACCTGTTCAGCGCAGGTGAAGTGGCCATGTGCGACGATATGCTCGCGAACGCGCAGACGAGCAGGGAGCGGATTTCCGGTATCCATTCCTTTTTGCTTCGACATCTCCGGCCGTACGCCGATAGCCTCGCCAGCCGCGCCGCGTTTCATCTCGGCAAAGACCCGACAATGCAGATGCATTCCCTCGCCGCAAAACTCGACTCCAGCCCACGGCATCTTTCGCGTACCTTCAATGCTGCCTTTGGCGTCAGTCCGAAGCGATTTGCGCGCCTGGCGCGGTTTCAGAAAATCATCGCGGAACGACGGAGCGGCCAGTCGTGGGCCCAGGTCGTGCAGGCTTGCGGCCTGACCGATCAGTCGCATCTCGTCAGGGAGTTCCAGGATATCGTGGGCGAGTCGCCGACAGCATTCTTTACGCACGAGCTTTCGCTCGGTGCAGACGAGATGGGCGAAGCCAATCTTATCATCCAGCAGGCCCATCCCACCGATCGCCCGGTCACGGAAAGCTGA
- a CDS encoding SDR family NAD(P)-dependent oxidoreductase, with protein MNPAEKVAIVTGASQGIGEGIVRQFLARGYRVVACSRNIATTGQSNLVEVAGDISQPETASLVIQTAKERFGRVDTLINNAGAFLPRSFTEYTESEFTMLLQVNLGGFFHVSQRAIAEMLHRGSGHIVNITSSLVAEQPLKVLPAALTAITKGGINAVTRSLAIEYADKGIRVNAVAPGAIRTPMHANDTHAFLATLHPMGRIGEIREIVDAVLYLEDAAFVTGEILHVDGGANAGRW; from the coding sequence ATGAATCCGGCAGAGAAAGTTGCCATAGTCACGGGTGCGTCTCAGGGCATCGGCGAAGGAATAGTCCGGCAATTCCTCGCTAGGGGCTATCGTGTCGTCGCCTGTTCGCGAAACATCGCGACCACCGGTCAATCGAATCTGGTCGAAGTTGCCGGCGATATCTCACAGCCGGAAACAGCCTCGTTGGTCATCCAAACAGCGAAAGAGCGTTTTGGGCGCGTGGACACCCTGATCAACAACGCGGGTGCCTTCCTGCCCAGGTCCTTTACGGAGTACACCGAGAGCGAATTTACGATGCTCTTGCAGGTAAATCTTGGAGGCTTCTTTCACGTTTCGCAAAGGGCGATCGCTGAAATGCTTCATCGAGGGAGCGGGCATATCGTCAACATTACCTCCAGTCTCGTGGCCGAGCAGCCATTGAAGGTGCTGCCGGCGGCCCTGACGGCGATTACCAAGGGCGGGATCAACGCCGTGACGCGGTCCCTTGCCATTGAGTATGCGGACAAAGGTATCCGGGTGAATGCGGTAGCTCCCGGAGCGATTCGCACTCCCATGCATGCGAACGATACGCATGCTTTCCTTGCAACGCTGCATCCGATGGGTCGCATCGGGGAAATTCGGGAGATCGTCGACGCGGTTCTCTATCTCGAAGATGCAGCCTTTGTCACCGGAGAGATTTTGCACGTCGATGGCGGTGCCAACGCAGGGCGCTGGTAA